A portion of the Desulfovibrio oxyclinae DSM 11498 genome contains these proteins:
- the gltX gene encoding glutamate--tRNA ligase produces the protein MTIVSRFAPSPTGFLHIGGARTALFSWLLARHSGGKFLLRVEDTDRERSTQEAIDAILDAMKWLGLEHDGEITYQSERADRHNEVIDQLIEAGHAYYCDCTKEQVDAMREKARAEGRKPKYDGSCREKGLEAGPDRVVRLKAPLDGVTAYDDLVKGPIAVNNEEMDDMILRRSDGSPTYNLAVVVDDHDMGVNHVLRGDDHVNNTPRQILIYKAMGWEVPTFGHVPMILGPDKKKLSKRHGALSVMEYEKLGYLPEAACNYLARLGWSHGDQEIFSRQEMIDLFDTANLGNSPSVFDLKKFEWVNAHWIKEADPERLTDMVMDFIGRELGEEAAASAPRDKVLALVPHLQPRAKAIPEMVEQARPFIVDAASLPYDEKAVTKFITEEAKPLLQDVLNRLEADETFTHDSLEAVCKGVLEERELKFKVLAQPLRVAVTGTTKSPSIYDTMLVLGREETLARIRRALDM, from the coding sequence ATGACCATCGTATCCCGGTTTGCCCCGAGTCCCACGGGTTTTCTGCACATCGGCGGCGCACGCACCGCCCTGTTTTCCTGGCTGCTCGCCCGCCATTCTGGCGGAAAATTTCTGCTGCGCGTCGAAGACACCGATCGTGAACGCAGCACCCAGGAAGCCATCGACGCCATCCTCGACGCCATGAAATGGCTCGGACTGGAACACGACGGCGAAATCACCTACCAGAGCGAACGCGCCGACAGGCACAACGAAGTGATCGACCAGCTCATCGAGGCAGGGCACGCCTACTATTGCGACTGTACCAAGGAGCAGGTGGACGCCATGCGCGAGAAAGCCCGCGCCGAGGGCCGCAAGCCCAAATACGACGGCTCCTGCCGAGAAAAGGGACTCGAAGCCGGACCGGACCGCGTCGTGCGCCTTAAGGCCCCCCTCGACGGCGTCACCGCCTACGACGATCTGGTCAAAGGTCCCATCGCCGTAAATAACGAGGAAATGGACGACATGATCCTGCGCCGCTCCGACGGCTCTCCGACCTACAACCTCGCGGTAGTGGTGGACGACCACGACATGGGCGTGAACCACGTCCTTCGCGGCGACGACCACGTTAACAACACCCCGCGTCAGATCCTCATCTACAAGGCCATGGGCTGGGAAGTCCCAACCTTCGGCCACGTGCCCATGATCCTCGGTCCGGACAAGAAAAAACTTTCCAAACGCCACGGTGCCCTGTCCGTCATGGAATACGAAAAGCTTGGCTACCTGCCGGAAGCCGCATGCAACTACCTCGCGCGTCTCGGCTGGTCCCACGGCGATCAGGAGATCTTCTCCCGTCAGGAGATGATCGACCTCTTCGATACCGCCAACCTCGGCAACTCCCCGTCCGTCTTCGACCTTAAGAAGTTCGAATGGGTCAACGCCCACTGGATCAAGGAAGCCGACCCCGAACGCCTGACCGACATGGTCATGGACTTCATCGGACGCGAACTCGGCGAAGAAGCAGCAGCCTCCGCACCGCGCGATAAAGTGCTGGCCCTCGTGCCGCACCTGCAGCCCCGCGCCAAAGCCATCCCCGAAATGGTCGAGCAGGCGCGCCCCTTCATCGTGGATGCCGCATCGCTTCCCTACGACGAAAAAGCCGTCACCAAGTTCATTACCGAAGAAGCCAAACCGCTGCTGCAAGACGTCCTCAATCGACTCGAAGCAGACGAAACCTTCACCCACGACTCCCTCGAAGCCGTCTGCAAAGGCGTCCTCGAAGAACGTGAACTCAAATTCAAAGTGCTCGCCCAGCCCCTGCGCGTCGCCGTCACCGGCACCACTAAAAGCCCAAGCATCTATGACACCATGCTCGTGCTCGGACGTGAAGAAACCCTCGCCCGCATTCGCCGCGCACTCGATATGTAG
- a CDS encoding ABC transporter permease produces MALAKRISNKIKPGTGLTMASFLVILGIWAAVAYTGSVKELFLPKPHRVFQAFGEMYNEGILITYAWDSTYRVMVGWAMAVATAVPLGMGIATSRRLAALFQPLMEFARYLPVVALVPLTLLYFGIGDFQKFMVIFLGTFFQLVLMVADTTAGVPKDLSKAAATLGASKSQTYRLVLIPGALPGLMDDLRITVGWAWTYLVVAELVAANSGLGYMILRAQRFLAIDRIFAGLIIIGLLGLATDWLFRIATRVIVPWSDKNA; encoded by the coding sequence ATGGCCCTCGCCAAACGCATATCCAATAAAATCAAACCGGGAACGGGGCTGACCATGGCCTCGTTCCTGGTCATTTTAGGTATCTGGGCCGCCGTGGCCTACACCGGTTCGGTCAAGGAACTCTTCCTCCCCAAACCGCACCGCGTCTTTCAGGCCTTCGGCGAAATGTACAACGAAGGCATCCTGATCACCTACGCATGGGACTCCACCTACCGCGTCATGGTGGGCTGGGCCATGGCCGTCGCCACCGCCGTGCCCCTCGGCATGGGCATCGCCACCAGCCGACGCCTCGCCGCCCTCTTCCAGCCCCTCATGGAATTCGCCCGCTACCTGCCCGTCGTCGCACTGGTCCCCCTGACCCTGCTCTACTTCGGCATAGGCGACTTCCAGAAATTCATGGTCATCTTTCTCGGAACCTTCTTCCAACTCGTGCTCATGGTCGCCGATACCACAGCAGGCGTCCCCAAGGATCTCTCAAAAGCCGCAGCCACCCTCGGCGCCTCCAAATCACAGACCTATCGCCTCGTCCTCATCCCCGGAGCACTGCCCGGACTCATGGACGACCTGCGCATAACCGTCGGCTGGGCATGGACCTACCTCGTCGTAGCCGAACTCGTGGCAGCAAACTCCGGCCTCGGATACATGATCCTCAGGGCACAACGCTTCCTCGCCATCGACCGAATCTTCGCAGGACTCATCATCATAGGACTGCTCGGACTCGCCACCGACTGGCTCTTCCGCATCGCCACACGCGTCATAGTACCGTGGAGCGACAAAAACGCGTAA
- a CDS encoding ABC transporter substrate-binding protein gives MKRLSTMLLIAACLLLAAGPAMASKTQVRVAFATWVGYAPLYIAQEKGFFDKYGLDVDIMIIDDESQYAAAMASGNIDALGNVLDREVIHFAKGTPETVLFAMDESSGGDGIIAGKGIDSLADLRGKSIGLDKSSTSYFFFLTALQKAGVPEDSVTIHEMGASDAGAAFVAGNLDAAVSWEPWLSKASEREGGHVLASSKEFPRTIVDVFVMRKDFAEENPEAAVGMTKAWFEAIEWYRANPDEGNAIMGEGLGESAEAIADMASGVTFFGAEGNLEFFDRDTENDIYEVAERAGKFWQKKGIISSELATDSLITDKYIKEATE, from the coding sequence ATGAAAAGACTGAGCACCATGCTGCTTATCGCGGCCTGTCTGCTGCTGGCCGCAGGCCCGGCGATGGCTTCCAAGACCCAGGTTCGCGTGGCCTTCGCCACATGGGTAGGCTACGCCCCCCTCTACATCGCGCAGGAAAAAGGCTTTTTCGACAAGTACGGCCTCGACGTCGATATCATGATCATCGACGACGAATCCCAGTACGCCGCCGCCATGGCATCCGGCAATATCGACGCACTGGGCAACGTCCTGGACCGCGAAGTCATCCACTTTGCCAAAGGCACCCCGGAAACCGTGCTCTTCGCCATGGACGAATCCTCCGGCGGTGACGGCATCATCGCAGGCAAAGGCATCGACTCTCTCGCCGACCTTCGCGGCAAGTCCATCGGCCTCGACAAGAGCTCCACATCCTATTTCTTCTTCCTCACCGCCCTGCAGAAAGCAGGCGTGCCCGAAGACTCCGTGACCATCCACGAAATGGGCGCATCCGACGCCGGAGCCGCATTCGTCGCCGGCAACCTCGACGCCGCCGTGTCCTGGGAACCGTGGCTCTCCAAGGCCTCCGAACGCGAAGGCGGCCACGTGCTCGCTTCCTCCAAGGAATTCCCCCGCACCATCGTGGACGTCTTCGTCATGCGCAAAGACTTCGCCGAAGAAAATCCCGAAGCCGCTGTGGGCATGACCAAGGCATGGTTCGAAGCCATTGAATGGTACCGCGCCAACCCCGATGAAGGAAACGCCATCATGGGCGAAGGCCTCGGCGAATCCGCAGAAGCCATCGCAGACATGGCCTCCGGCGTGACCTTCTTCGGCGCCGAAGGCAACCTCGAATTCTTCGACCGCGACACCGAAAACGATATCTACGAAGTCGCCGAACGCGCCGGCAAGTTCTGGCAGAAAAAGGGAATCATCTCCAGCGAACTCGCCACCGACTCCCTCATCACCGACAAATACATCAAGGAAGCCACCGAGTAA
- the argS gene encoding arginine--tRNA ligase yields MRAKTYLEEALKGAVEGKGWEWPEKAVIEPPKDKQFGDMSANVAMMLAKQAKKSPRDIATDLADALGGDANIEKVDIAGPGFLNFTFSPDFWRETVKVVREAGESYGNVETGKGTKVQVEYVSANPTGPLHIGHGRGAALGDSLARILEKAGYDVECEYYINDAGRQMLILGGSILYRARQIKGLNPAEPEDFYKGEYITDIAGRVLEKHPDLTEMDEAEAVEICKIFGKDEILEGIQRDLQAFGVRHDVWFSEKSLVDDGMVDETFGDLRESGLGFDEEGAFWFRSTQFGDDKDRVLRKSNGDTTYFASDIAYHDNKFKRGFDMVIDIWGADHHGYVPRMQAACEAIGRKGQLSVILVNLVNLLKNGEPVAMSTRAGQFETLADVVSEVGSDASRFMFLSRKSDSRLDFDLELVKQKTMDNPVYYVQYAHARVCSMKTKAEGEGVSVAEPSAQSLSLLDTEQDMELLKCLDQYPDYVESAARQQSPHIISMYLQELASTLHRYYTKVHVLSAGPEVASARLMLLDSVASVLANGLSLLGVNAPERM; encoded by the coding sequence ATGAGAGCAAAAACATATCTTGAAGAGGCTCTGAAGGGAGCCGTGGAAGGCAAGGGCTGGGAATGGCCCGAAAAGGCCGTCATCGAGCCGCCCAAGGACAAGCAATTCGGCGACATGTCCGCGAATGTGGCCATGATGCTTGCCAAGCAGGCTAAAAAGTCCCCGCGTGATATCGCAACGGACCTTGCTGATGCGCTTGGCGGTGATGCCAATATCGAAAAGGTGGACATCGCCGGTCCCGGTTTTCTGAATTTCACTTTCTCTCCGGATTTCTGGCGCGAAACCGTGAAGGTCGTTCGCGAGGCGGGCGAATCTTACGGAAACGTCGAGACCGGAAAAGGGACGAAGGTTCAGGTGGAGTACGTGTCCGCCAACCCCACCGGCCCGCTGCACATCGGGCACGGTCGCGGCGCGGCGCTGGGTGACAGCCTCGCGCGCATCCTTGAAAAGGCCGGGTACGACGTTGAATGCGAATACTACATCAACGACGCCGGGCGTCAGATGCTCATCCTCGGCGGCTCCATCCTGTATCGTGCCCGCCAGATAAAGGGCCTGAACCCAGCCGAGCCGGAAGATTTCTACAAGGGCGAATACATCACCGATATCGCCGGGCGCGTGCTGGAGAAGCACCCCGACCTCACCGAAATGGACGAGGCCGAAGCCGTGGAGATCTGCAAGATCTTCGGCAAGGACGAAATCCTTGAAGGCATCCAGCGTGACCTGCAGGCTTTCGGCGTGCGGCACGACGTGTGGTTCTCGGAAAAGAGCCTCGTGGATGACGGCATGGTTGATGAAACCTTCGGTGATCTTCGCGAGTCCGGTCTCGGATTCGATGAGGAAGGAGCCTTCTGGTTCCGCTCCACCCAGTTCGGCGACGACAAGGACCGAGTGCTGCGCAAGTCCAATGGTGACACCACCTATTTCGCCTCGGACATCGCTTACCACGACAACAAGTTCAAGCGCGGCTTCGATATGGTCATCGACATCTGGGGCGCGGACCATCACGGATACGTGCCGAGGATGCAGGCCGCCTGCGAAGCCATCGGCCGGAAGGGGCAACTCAGCGTCATTCTGGTGAACCTCGTGAACCTGCTGAAGAACGGTGAACCTGTGGCCATGAGCACCCGCGCGGGTCAGTTCGAAACGCTGGCCGACGTGGTTTCCGAGGTCGGCTCCGACGCTTCGCGGTTCATGTTCCTGTCCCGCAAGTCCGATTCACGGCTGGATTTCGACCTTGAGCTGGTCAAGCAGAAGACCATGGACAACCCGGTTTACTACGTCCAGTACGCCCATGCCCGCGTCTGTTCCATGAAGACCAAGGCCGAGGGTGAAGGGGTTTCCGTGGCCGAGCCTTCCGCGCAGTCGCTGTCACTCTTGGACACCGAGCAGGACATGGAACTGCTCAAGTGTCTGGACCAGTATCCCGACTACGTGGAGTCCGCCGCGCGTCAGCAGAGTCCGCATATAATCAGTATGTATCTGCAAGAACTTGCATCAACGCTTCACAGGTACTATACAAAAGTTCATGTCCTCTCGGCAGGTCCGGAAGTCGCCTCTGCGCGGCTCATGCTTCTTGACAGCGTGGCGAGCGTTTTGGCGAACGGCCTTTCTCTGCTCGGAGTGAATGCGCCCGAGCGAATGTAA
- a CDS encoding SPOR domain-containing protein, which yields MAANGRKASKQTPRMPKVPKEPKVWNLRLTVPGLICGIGISGLALTLFFILGLLVGRGYRVEEKVPRLAAMMPEQPVAVSEHGAKADNDGDREVLKPEDLSYPENLSKAPAKPKPKKPEKPEPSEKKVEEKAEKKAAEKSEPAQQEKNAAVTAGENVYDYVYQAASFRDRDMAMKLAAKINKAQLVSRVEAFETSSGNWYRVMVLHRGTPESTESMKSVLEKFGISKPLMKQKKPVAADG from the coding sequence ATGGCTGCAAACGGCAGAAAGGCAAGCAAACAGACACCCCGAATGCCCAAGGTTCCCAAGGAGCCCAAGGTCTGGAACCTCCGGCTGACGGTTCCCGGACTGATCTGCGGCATCGGGATATCCGGGCTTGCCCTGACCCTTTTCTTCATCCTCGGCCTGCTCGTCGGGCGAGGCTACCGTGTCGAGGAAAAGGTGCCCCGTCTTGCAGCCATGATGCCCGAACAGCCCGTTGCCGTGAGTGAACACGGGGCCAAGGCTGATAATGATGGGGATCGCGAGGTGCTCAAGCCGGAAGACTTGAGCTACCCCGAAAACCTTTCCAAAGCGCCAGCCAAGCCCAAGCCGAAAAAGCCCGAGAAACCCGAGCCTTCCGAAAAGAAGGTGGAGGAAAAGGCTGAAAAGAAAGCCGCTGAGAAAAGCGAGCCCGCCCAGCAGGAAAAGAACGCTGCCGTCACTGCCGGGGAAAACGTCTACGACTACGTGTATCAGGCCGCCTCGTTCCGAGATCGCGACATGGCCATGAAGCTGGCCGCGAAGATCAACAAGGCCCAACTGGTATCCCGGGTGGAAGCGTTCGAGACCAGCAGCGGCAACTGGTATCGGGTCATGGTGCTGCATCGCGGCACGCCGGAATCCACCGAGTCCATGAAGTCGGTTCTGGAAAAGTTCGGTATCAGCAAGCCTCTCATGAAGCAGAAGAAACCCGTCGCTGCCGACGGGTAG
- a CDS encoding molybdopterin biosynthesis protein yields MGRNIYLTTTPVPEALERAKNSLDRDTLCPAETIPAHEAAGRVTAKAVYARCSSPTFHAAAMDGIAVRAEDTFPAREDEPVRLTRGDGYQPVNTGNPLPENRNAVIMVENVVQVDDDTVEIEAPAAPWQHVRRIGEDIVSTELLIPQGRLLTPYDVGALLSAGIYELEVRGRVAARFIPTGDEVLDFSKCPAPRAGQVIESNSQVFVSLAREWGLEAESVPVVPDDRTSLKKAVIDALAQGCNIVVVGAGSSAGSKDFTRAVFEELGNVLVHGINVMPGKPTLLAVSGEASGYPGRLLVGAPGYPVSAAVCYEELLGPLAAWMERRPAPRRPETEAVLTRKLPSKPGMEEVVRLAMGRVDDRIVATPLGRGAGMITTLTKAQGYTTIPATMEGVEAGETVSARLLVPPDEVERVLVHVGSHDNILDVLADELMGMDEPWRLVSAHVGSMGGLNALKAGSALFAGCHLFDPESGDFNFPFLEKYLPGMDLSVINLAIRHQGLIVPKGNPKGITGIESLTREDLTFINRQRGAGTRILLDHHLKKEGITPHSVQGYDNEEFTHMAVAVNVLTGAADCGMGIMAAARALDLDFVPLARERYDLAIPSRFMDDPRVTTLLELIRSDALLKRIGKLGGYETTLTGRQMVPGTGLG; encoded by the coding sequence ATGGGCCGCAACATCTACCTGACCACCACGCCGGTGCCCGAAGCGCTTGAGCGTGCCAAGAACAGCCTCGACCGGGACACTCTCTGCCCCGCCGAGACCATCCCCGCACACGAGGCGGCCGGACGCGTCACGGCAAAAGCCGTCTACGCGCGCTGCTCGTCGCCCACCTTTCACGCCGCCGCCATGGACGGCATCGCCGTCCGGGCCGAGGACACCTTCCCGGCCCGTGAGGACGAACCGGTGAGGCTCACCCGAGGCGACGGCTACCAGCCCGTCAACACGGGCAATCCGCTGCCGGAGAACCGCAACGCGGTCATCATGGTGGAAAACGTGGTGCAGGTGGATGACGACACCGTGGAGATTGAAGCCCCTGCCGCACCGTGGCAGCACGTCCGGCGCATCGGCGAGGACATCGTCTCCACCGAGCTGCTCATTCCGCAGGGCAGGCTGCTCACGCCGTACGACGTGGGCGCCCTGCTCTCCGCAGGCATTTACGAGTTGGAAGTGCGCGGCAGGGTCGCTGCCCGCTTCATCCCAACCGGCGACGAAGTGCTCGACTTCTCCAAGTGCCCCGCTCCCCGGGCCGGACAGGTCATCGAGTCCAACTCGCAGGTATTCGTCTCCCTCGCCCGCGAGTGGGGCCTCGAAGCCGAAAGCGTCCCAGTGGTCCCCGATGACCGGACCAGCCTCAAGAAAGCGGTCATCGACGCACTGGCCCAAGGCTGCAACATCGTGGTGGTGGGAGCCGGATCCTCGGCAGGCAGTAAGGACTTCACGCGGGCGGTGTTCGAGGAGTTGGGCAACGTGCTGGTGCACGGCATCAACGTCATGCCCGGCAAGCCGACCCTGCTGGCTGTTTCGGGAGAAGCCTCCGGATATCCCGGCAGGCTCCTTGTGGGTGCCCCGGGCTATCCCGTCAGCGCGGCCGTCTGTTACGAGGAACTGCTCGGGCCGCTGGCCGCGTGGATGGAACGCCGCCCCGCTCCCCGTCGCCCCGAAACCGAAGCCGTGCTCACCCGCAAGCTGCCGAGCAAGCCGGGCATGGAGGAAGTGGTGCGCCTCGCCATGGGCCGCGTGGACGACCGCATCGTCGCCACGCCGTTGGGCCGCGGAGCCGGGATGATCACCACCCTGACCAAGGCGCAGGGCTACACCACCATCCCCGCCACCATGGAAGGCGTGGAAGCGGGCGAAACCGTTTCCGCTCGCCTGCTGGTGCCGCCCGACGAAGTCGAACGCGTACTTGTGCATGTGGGCAGCCACGACAACATTCTGGATGTGCTCGCCGACGAGCTCATGGGCATGGACGAGCCATGGCGACTGGTCTCTGCGCACGTGGGCAGCATGGGTGGTCTCAACGCCCTGAAGGCTGGCTCCGCCCTATTCGCGGGCTGCCACCTGTTCGATCCCGAAAGCGGGGACTTCAACTTTCCTTTTCTGGAAAAATACCTTCCCGGCATGGACCTGAGCGTGATCAACCTCGCCATCCGGCATCAGGGCCTCATCGTGCCCAAAGGCAACCCCAAGGGCATCACGGGCATCGAAAGCCTGACCCGCGAGGATCTGACGTTCATCAACCGTCAGCGCGGCGCGGGCACCCGCATCCTGCTGGATCATCATTTGAAGAAGGAAGGGATCACGCCTCACAGCGTGCAAGGGTACGACAACGAAGAGTTCACCCACATGGCCGTGGCCGTGAACGTGCTCACTGGCGCGGCGGACTGCGGCATGGGAATCATGGCTGCGGCGCGGGCGCTCGATCTGGACTTCGTTCCGCTGGCGCGCGAACGCTACGATCTGGCGATCCCAAGCCGGTTCATGGACGATCCGCGCGTGACCACCCTGCTGGAGCTCATTCGTTCGGATGCCCTGCTGAAACGGATAGGAAAACTTGGCGGCTACGAAACCACCCTGACCGGACGCCAGATGGTTCCGGGGACGGGACTTGGTTGA
- a CDS encoding aminopeptidase has product MFTPEELKKYAQTLWWGLETARTRPYERGDMVMLRYDLDALPLAEAMFDLLMDKGVIPVPRANLSTEMEKSFYGKGDDRQIETVPPGDKPLMENLNGVISLIAPASLTHLKDVDPARLGKAAVSRKFLREIMEGREQSGDFAWTLCMYPTQALADSASMSLDEYKQEIVNACFLDKEDPEAEWNVIFEQTLKVKQWLNELPIRRIRVKSESTDLVVTPGEKRRWLGVSGHNLPSFEIFTSPDWHGTEGVYYADQPSFRSGNYVKGVRLTFKDGRVVESDAEEGAEFVAKQLAMDEGAPQLGEFSLTDRRFSRIGKFMANTLFDENFGGDYGNCHVAVGASYADTYAGDQSELDQNLKKQLGFNDSALHWDLVNTEPKTVTAELEDGSEVLIYENGEFKHE; this is encoded by the coding sequence ATGTTCACCCCGGAAGAACTCAAGAAATATGCCCAGACCCTCTGGTGGGGGCTGGAAACCGCACGCACCCGTCCTTACGAAAGAGGCGACATGGTCATGCTGCGCTACGATCTCGACGCCCTGCCGCTGGCCGAAGCCATGTTCGACCTGCTCATGGACAAGGGAGTGATTCCCGTCCCCCGCGCCAACCTCTCCACCGAAATGGAAAAGAGCTTCTACGGCAAGGGCGACGACCGGCAGATCGAGACCGTCCCTCCTGGCGACAAGCCGCTGATGGAAAACCTCAACGGCGTTATCTCCCTCATCGCCCCGGCCTCCCTCACCCATCTCAAGGATGTCGATCCGGCACGGCTGGGCAAGGCCGCCGTGTCCCGCAAATTCCTGCGGGAGATCATGGAAGGCCGCGAACAGTCCGGCGATTTCGCATGGACCCTTTGCATGTATCCCACGCAGGCGCTGGCCGACTCTGCATCCATGAGCCTTGATGAATACAAGCAGGAAATCGTCAACGCCTGCTTCCTCGACAAGGAAGACCCCGAGGCCGAATGGAACGTGATCTTCGAGCAGACCCTGAAGGTGAAACAGTGGCTCAACGAGCTGCCCATCCGCCGCATCCGGGTCAAATCCGAAAGCACAGACCTCGTGGTGACGCCCGGTGAAAAACGCCGCTGGCTCGGCGTGTCCGGGCACAACCTGCCCAGCTTCGAGATTTTCACCTCCCCCGACTGGCACGGCACGGAAGGCGTCTACTACGCCGACCAGCCCTCTTTCCGCTCCGGCAACTACGTCAAGGGCGTGCGCCTGACCTTCAAGGACGGCCGCGTTGTCGAATCCGACGCCGAGGAAGGCGCGGAGTTCGTGGCCAAGCAGCTCGCCATGGATGAAGGCGCGCCGCAGCTTGGCGAGTTTTCCCTGACCGACCGCCGCTTCTCGCGCATCGGCAAGTTCATGGCCAACACGCTGTTCGACGAGAACTTCGGCGGCGATTACGGCAACTGCCACGTTGCCGTGGGCGCTTCCTATGCCGACACCTACGCGGGTGATCAATCCGAGCTGGATCAGAACCTCAAGAAGCAGCTCGGCTTCAACGACTCCGCGCTGCACTGGGATCTGGTGAACACCGAGCCCAAGACCGTCACCGCCGAGCTGGAAGACGGCTCCGAGGTGCTCATCTACGAAAACGGCGAGTTCAAGCACGAATAA
- a CDS encoding ferredoxin, with amino-acid sequence MGYRITIDVEKCTGDGECVDVCPTEVYELQDGKAVAVNEEECLGCESCVEVCEQDAIVIEED; translated from the coding sequence ATGGGTTACAGGATTACTATCGACGTTGAGAAGTGCACCGGCGACGGTGAATGTGTGGACGTCTGCCCCACCGAAGTGTACGAACTTCAGGACGGCAAGGCCGTTGCCGTGAATGAAGAAGAATGCCTCGGCTGCGAATCCTGCGTGGAAGTCTGCGAGCAGGACGCCATCGTCATCGAGGAAGACTAA
- a CDS encoding YkgJ family cysteine cluster protein, whose amino-acid sequence MALDFTQFFERYEELVSEVDAVFNKFETDFPEQVRCEKGCSDCCYALFDLSLVEALYVNHHFRERFAGLERNDIMERAADIDRQLFRLKRELWKASQAGKSTEEIFETVARTRMRCPMLGEGDLCVMYDKRPITCRLYGVPTAIEGKGHTCAKSGFKGGEKYPTVHVDMIHERLMDISRDIAEHLGSKYKAIHEMLVPLSMALVTDYNEDYLGVRKPGDDAKPEAAAPAPQPQASGASIPKMEDAPSEACNTCDSDKSLCASCKENSFSIVLGGDDE is encoded by the coding sequence ATGGCTTTGGATTTCACCCAGTTTTTTGAACGGTATGAAGAACTCGTGTCCGAGGTGGACGCCGTCTTCAACAAATTCGAAACCGATTTTCCGGAGCAGGTGCGCTGTGAGAAGGGCTGCAGCGACTGCTGCTATGCCCTCTTCGACCTCTCCCTCGTTGAAGCGCTCTACGTCAATCACCACTTCCGGGAACGTTTTGCCGGACTGGAGCGCAATGACATCATGGAACGCGCCGCAGACATTGATCGCCAGCTCTTCCGCCTCAAGCGGGAGCTGTGGAAGGCGAGTCAGGCGGGCAAATCCACCGAAGAAATTTTCGAGACCGTCGCGCGCACCCGTATGCGCTGTCCCATGCTCGGAGAGGGAGACCTCTGCGTGATGTACGACAAGCGCCCCATCACCTGCCGTCTCTACGGCGTGCCCACGGCCATCGAAGGCAAGGGGCACACCTGCGCAAAGTCCGGATTCAAGGGCGGCGAGAAGTATCCCACCGTTCACGTGGACATGATCCACGAGCGCCTCATGGACATCAGCCGCGACATCGCGGAGCATCTCGGCTCCAAGTACAAGGCCATTCACGAGATGTTGGTGCCTCTTTCCATGGCGCTGGTTACGGATTACAATGAGGATTACCTCGGCGTGCGCAAGCCCGGCGATGACGCCAAGCCGGAAGCCGCCGCACCCGCGCCGCAGCCTCAGGCATCCGGAGCGTCCATCCCCAAGATGGAGGACGCACCCTCCGAGGCCTGCAACACCTGTGACTCGGACAAGTCGCTCTGCGCCAGCTGCAAGGAGAACTCCTTCTCCATCGTGCTCGGCGGCGACGACGAATAG
- a CDS encoding tetratricopeptide repeat protein, translated as MQKFDNLDDYIADLKAKLEKNAGCANTMYNLGVALLSKREFMDAERYFLDCVAESPRMAEAYVQLGGIALQRGDLDGCLNYNIQATKVRPFFAVPWGNVGYIQLEKGEVDKAIQTFKRALKYDPEFVQVLATLGSAYIAIGDYEEAEKNLDKCLQLNEKFGPAWNNLAIVNVHHGEWKKAKDCLDKAAETGFEPPEDLRKEVESNL; from the coding sequence ATGCAGAAATTCGATAATCTCGACGATTACATCGCCGACCTCAAGGCCAAGCTGGAAAAGAACGCCGGCTGTGCCAATACCATGTACAATCTGGGCGTGGCCCTGCTCTCCAAGCGTGAGTTCATGGATGCCGAACGCTACTTCCTCGACTGCGTGGCGGAATCCCCGCGCATGGCCGAGGCCTACGTGCAGCTCGGCGGCATCGCCCTGCAGCGCGGCGACCTCGACGGTTGCCTGAACTACAACATTCAGGCCACCAAGGTTCGTCCCTTCTTCGCCGTGCCCTGGGGCAATGTAGGCTACATCCAGCTCGAAAAGGGCGAAGTGGACAAGGCCATCCAGACGTTCAAGCGCGCCCTGAAGTACGATCCCGAATTCGTGCAGGTGCTGGCTACCCTCGGTAGCGCCTACATCGCCATCGGCGACTATGAAGAAGCCGAAAAGAATCTCGACAAGTGCCTGCAACTCAACGAGAAATTCGGACCGGCCTGGAACAACCTCGCCATTGTCAACGTGCATCACGGCGAGTGGAAGAAGGCCAAGGACTGCCTCGACAAGGCCGCCGAAACCGGATTCGAACCGCCCGAAGATCTTCGGAAGGAAGTCGAGTCCAACCTGTAA